One Mercurialis annua linkage group LG3, ddMerAnnu1.2, whole genome shotgun sequence DNA window includes the following coding sequences:
- the LOC126675045 gene encoding probable purine permease 4 encodes MSNIQTTQIQEQDQKAKNTNNILLLVVNYSFLFVGSISSSLLSKFYFIHKGSSRWVSTWVQTAGFPLLIFPIFIPYYLFKSTERKPFNGFTSKMFILSILIGFMLGVNNLLFSWGNSYLPISTSSLLLSSQLVFNLILSVIIVKQTITFQNLNCVILLTLSSVLLAFASDHDRPQGLTPAKYFIGFFSTVGAGLLFALYLPIMEKIYKNVYCYAMVIEMQLVMEIAATALAIIGMASDRGFSEMKRESKGVFDEGEKWYWITVFGNIITWQLCFMGTAGMVFLTSSLTGGICMTALLAMNVLGGVLVYGDEFGGVKVVSTLLCGWGFCCYVYGMYVDNRKKYDEDEKIKENKNLGIEMVHVVQGANVV; translated from the coding sequence ATGAGCAATATTCAAACAACCCAAATCCAAGAACAAGATCAAAAGGCCAAGAATACTAACAATATACTTCTTTTAGTGGTTAATTATTCATTTCTGTTCGTAGGTTCAATTTCTTCTAGCTTGCTCTCTAAATTCTACTTCATCCACAAAGGTTCAAGTAGATGGGTTTCTACATGGGTTCAAACGGCTGGTTTTCCCCTTCTTATCTTCCCCATTTTCATACCTTACTATCTCTTCAAATCCACAGAAAGAAAACCATTCAATGGATTCACTTCAAAAATGTTCATTTTATCAATCTTGATAGGGTTCATGTTAGGTGTAAACAATCTTTTATTCTCATGGGGTAATTCTTATCTTCCTATATCaacttcttctcttcttttatCATCTCAACTCGTATTCAATCTCATCCTCTCCGTCATCATCGTCAAACAAACGATCACTTTTCAGAATCTTAACTGTGTTATTCTCTTAACCCTAAGCTCAGTCCTGCTAGCATTTGCTTCGGATCATGATAGACCCCAGGGATTAACTCCAGCTAAGTATTTCATAGGGTTCTTCTCTACTGTAGGAGCTGGTTTGTTATTCGCCCTATATTTACCCATCATGGAGAAAATATACAAGAATGTTTACTGCTACGCGATGGTGATCGAAATGCAGCTCGTGATGGAAATCGCAGCCACCGCGTTAGCCATCATAGGGATGGCATCCGACCGCGGGTTCTCCGAGATGAAGAGAGAGAGCAAAGGTGTGTTTGATGAAGGTGAAAAATGGTATTGGATTACAGTGTTTGGTAACATAATTACATGGCAACTGTGTTTCATGGGAACTGCAGGAATGGTGTTTTTAACATCATCACTAACAGGAGGGATATGCATGACTGCACTTCTAGCCATGAATGTGTTGGGAGGTGTTCTGGTGTATGGAGATGAGTTTGGTGGTGTGAAAGTGGTGTCCACTTTGCTTTGTGGTTGGGGTTTTTGTTGCTATGTGTATGGTATGTATGTTGATAATAGAAAGAAATATGATGAAGATGAGAAGATAAAGGAGAATAAAAATCTTGGGATTGAGATGGTTCATGTTGTACAAGGAGCAAATGTGGTTTGA